The Amphiura filiformis chromosome 12, Afil_fr2py, whole genome shotgun sequence genome includes a region encoding these proteins:
- the LOC140166887 gene encoding LOW QUALITY PROTEIN: putative nuclease HARBI1 (The sequence of the model RefSeq protein was modified relative to this genomic sequence to represent the inferred CDS: inserted 1 base in 1 codon) — protein MAGYRLLLFENRRARRRERVFRDRLNPFDEYDNVDMYKRYRFTRLGCQHIIDLLQDELQPDTLRNHSIPPSLQVFIALRFYARGKVIDSSGDKHNVSIPTTSRVIRRVTLALCRRVNDYVKFXTTPQAVATAQQDFMNIAGFPRILGAVDCTHVELHGCPWGPDEYIFVNRKNRHSINVQLICNAHYKITNVVARWPGSTHDSRILRRSRIGMSFENGDIQQGILLGDSGYTLRPWMMTPILNPANAPEEAYNRAHCNTRVRIEQVNGPLKNKFRCLLGAGLQIQPDRACDIPGHSTFFGRVCHRQF, from the exons ATGGCTGGCTATCGACTCTTGTTATTTGAAAATCGCCGCGCAAGGCGACGTGAAAGAGTGTTTAGGGATCGACTTAACCCTTTCGATGAGTATGACAACGTGGACATGTATAAGAGGTATCGTTTTACCAGGTTGGGATGCCAGCATATTATCGATCTTCTTCAAGATGAATTGCAGCCCGATACCCTTAGAAATCATTCAATACCACCAAGCTTACAGGTTTTCATAGCTCTTCGATTTTATGCGCGTGGTAAAGTCATCGACTCCTCGGGAGACAAGCATAACGTCAGCATTCCCACGACTTCTCGAGTAATTCGTAGAGTAACTTTGGCTCTCTGTAGACGTGTCAACGACTACGTGAAAT CAACGACTCCACAGGCAGTTGCCACGGCACAGCAGGATTTCATGAACATTGCAGGTTTTCCTCGCATTTTAGGAGCTGTTGACTGCACTCACGTTGAACTACATGGTTGTCCATGGGGTCCTGACGAGTACATCTTCGTAAATCGCAAGAACAGACACAGTATCAACGTTCAGTTAATCTGCAATGCCCACTACAAAATCACAAATGTAGTTGCACGCTGGCCTGGGAGTACTCACGATAGCCGCATCCTCAGGCGTAGCCGAATAGGAATGTCGTTTGAAAATGGAGACATTCAACAAGGCATTCTTCTAGGGGACTCGGGGTACACACTACGACCATGGATGATGACCCCCATACTCAACCCAGCTAACGCTCCAGAGGAAGCATACAACAG GGCTCACTGCAACACCAGGGTCCGGATTGAACAGGTAAACGGTCCGTTAAAGAATAAGTTCAGATGTCTGCTAGGTGCCGGCTTGCAGATTCAACCAGATCGAGCTTGTGACatcccggggcactcaactttttttggtagggtgtgccaccgccagttttga